In a genomic window of Sarcophilus harrisii chromosome 4, mSarHar1.11, whole genome shotgun sequence:
- the PLN gene encoding cardiac phospholamban: MEKVQYLTRSAIRRASTIEMPQQARQNLQELFINFCLILICLLLICIIVMLL, translated from the coding sequence ATGGAGAAAGTCCAGTACCTCACCCGCTCTGCTATAAGAAGAGCTTCAACTATTGAAATGCCTCAACAAGCACGTCAAAATCTCCAGGAACTCTTTATCAATTTCTGTCTCATATTAATATGTCTCTTGCTTATCTGCATCATTGTGATGCTTCTCTGA